One Tolypothrix bouteillei VB521301 DNA window includes the following coding sequences:
- a CDS encoding response regulator: MPSSYGDRCILVVDDEPELSRIVKVTLERLKGWTVLTSESVEAGLEQAKGQHPDVILLDLNLDGEGLALLQTLKTNPITQSIPVILFTATDLSDDRLELCPFNIAGVIFKPFNVLYLADEIIKQLGW; the protein is encoded by the coding sequence ATGCCCTCTTCTTATGGCGATCGATGCATTCTTGTTGTTGACGACGAACCTGAACTAAGCCGCATTGTTAAAGTTACGCTAGAACGACTAAAGGGTTGGACGGTTCTAACATCTGAGTCTGTAGAAGCGGGACTAGAGCAAGCAAAAGGGCAGCATCCTGACGTGATTTTGCTGGATCTCAATCTGGATGGGGAGGGGCTGGCTCTGCTGCAAACTTTAAAGACCAACCCAATCACGCAGTCGATCCCAGTGATTTTGTTCACTGCAACCGACCTATCAGACGATCGGCTAGAATTGTGCCCTTTCAACATTGCTGGAGTCATCTTCAAGCCGTTCAATGTTTTGTATCTTGCCGATGAAATCATTAAGCAGTTGGGGTGGTAA
- a CDS encoding MFS transporter, which produces MSVTQSLQSFKSRNYRLFFSGHSLSMIGSFITETTCAWLVYSQTESVALLGLIRFLSQVPNLIVSPLAGIWIEQFHRRNILITAQFLMMILSLTLAILTLTGTISIWLLICASVLQGLLNSIETPTRYAFMMDIIEKKEGYIHYTTCCIFLQPFSGK; this is translated from the coding sequence ATGAGCGTGACCCAGAGTTTGCAATCTTTTAAGTCTAGAAATTACCGTCTATTTTTTAGTGGTCATAGTTTATCTATGATTGGTAGTTTTATAACAGAAACTACCTGTGCATGGCTAGTTTATTCTCAGACAGAATCAGTAGCTTTACTAGGCTTAATTCGTTTTCTAAGTCAGGTTCCTAATTTAATAGTTAGCCCTTTAGCTGGTATTTGGATAGAGCAGTTTCATCGACGTAATATTCTTATTACTGCACAATTTCTCATGATGATTCTCTCATTAACTTTAGCAATTCTTACTTTAACAGGAACAATCAGTATTTGGCTCCTAATTTGTGCAAGTGTATTGCAAGGTTTACTCAATAGTATTGAGACACCTACTCGTTATGCCTTCATGATGGACATAATTGAAAAAAAAGAAGGCTATATACATTACACAACCTGTTGCATATTTTTACAGCCATTTTCAGGTAAATAG
- a CDS encoding AI-2E family transporter: MFNTLQKHISPGWLMVLIFPILILDTWLAIETLQYFQPLVAIVILAALLAFILNYPVQFLQQHGNRHSIAAVVVFLLTL; this comes from the coding sequence GTGTTTAACACCCTACAAAAACACATCAGCCCAGGATGGTTGATGGTGCTGATATTTCCCATCCTCATTTTGGATACATGGTTAGCGATCGAAACGCTCCAGTACTTTCAACCTCTGGTGGCGATCGTGATTCTGGCAGCACTTCTAGCATTCATCCTGAACTATCCCGTTCAATTTCTTCAGCAGCATGGTAACAGACACAGTATTGCAGCGGTTGTCGTCTTTCTCCTTACCTTATAG
- a CDS encoding PAS domain S-box protein gives MTNEQAVLDQLFAGGGEMGALMRARFACTEGNADWLQTSLGLPEHWSQSLKTALRIVLTSRQPMFIWWGEDLINLYNDAYSFFLQNKHPAALGLPASRVWHEVWDQLEPRIESAIRKNEGTFDEASLFIMLRKGYLEETYVTFSYSPIPDDRGGTGGIFCACTDDTQRIVGERQLALLQELAARTADARTFDEVCTLSASCLETNPYDLPFAMIYLIEPEQQQIVLAGTSSIDRDHPAVPQAVAFDDDLVWQLAEVVRTPKACLITDLEASFDNLPTGAWQQIPHQAVSIPIAASGQTGKAGILVVGLNPFRLFDGNYRGFIDLVAGQISASIANAEAYEAERKRAEALAELDRAKTVFFSNVSHEFRTPLTLMLGPLEDALASLEEQGSGAGEEQGSGRIDETPSLYLPADSPTLKHQLQVAHRNAQRLLKLVNTLLDFARIEAGRIEAVYEPTDLAMLTTDLAGVFRSAIERADLRLRVNCPPLPQLVYVDREMWEKIVLNLLSNAFKFTFEGEIVVSLQWEERRMLQTSSHVILEVRDTGTGIPAEELPHIFQRFHRVKGAAGRSYEGSGIGLSLVQELVKLHGGSIWVSSVVGQGTCFTISIPTGYSHLPGDRLQLQHGEAQLINAERSFASIETRATPYIAEVLRWLPDERSERVDEWMSEAEHHPSSTHSPALPARILLADDNADMRHYMRRLLNQQYEVEVVSDGVAALAAIRQQMPDLVLTDVMMPRLDGFGLLQALRANPDTQQIPIILLSARAGEESRIEGLAAGADDYLIKPFSARELSARVETTLKMARMRQEAAQKERELRLMSEAAQQQAEDAYNRINRLLESMTDAFTALDRDWRIIHQNAAAQRINGKPLTEVLGKTHWEEWPASVGSQLEHQYRRAMAEQIPVHFEHHYYLPPSFDIWLEIHAYPSEEGLGIFYRDITARKQSEEALRVAHQCLTYHVMNSPLAVMEFDSESRVVQWSPQAENVFGWKSQEVLGKRPIDMGFVYAEDEATARREVIEPLVNGDKQSKTMYNRNYTKDGSIVYCEWYNSVLRNEAGELISILSLALDVTDRKKAEEALCESEERFRAIVNQATAGIAQCNMSGQFILVNQKYCEIAGYSREELLHKRIQNITHPDDLPHNLDLYQRLVTQKTDFAVEKRYIRSDGSEVWVNNSVSPVRDAFGHIQSIVAIVLDISDRKRAEIALQESEAKFRAVFDQMYQFLGLLTPDGMLLETNQNPLTFADVEHEAVIGKPFWEFPSWNATAELQEIAKTLVDQAAAGQLFHQEVNLFDASNNLHTFDVSAKPIYTIETHQILWVIVEGRDISAQVRLQNALRQEQERSLQLITSSVDGIVAFDADGCCTLWNPAMEQMTGLRQEDVMGRRGVDVFAVLLDAKILQGFHPGIEKTVTTFDFHFTHSKTRQRQWIEARYSPLHGGSETHNGGLLIVRDVTQQRELERMKREFISIISHEIRTPLSSIRGALGLVATGVLDDDPQTAKEMLGIANNNIERLVRLVNDVLALSRLESGQVELKKQWCEAATLVQQTFSSVQNLAEANQVDLRSSTGNIQIWADPDWLVQVLVNLINNAVKFSPAETTVSVNVEPQPQQVLFQVTDQGRGIPSQKLETIFGQFQQVNMSDSRQKGGTGLGLSICRLIVQLHGGRIWAESELERGSKFYFTLPIPD, from the coding sequence ATGACCAATGAACAGGCTGTGTTAGACCAACTGTTTGCAGGTGGCGGTGAAATGGGTGCGCTGATGCGAGCACGCTTCGCGTGTACCGAAGGTAATGCCGACTGGTTGCAAACCTCGTTAGGTTTACCAGAGCATTGGTCACAAAGCTTAAAGACCGCTCTTCGCATTGTGCTGACATCGCGCCAACCTATGTTTATCTGGTGGGGCGAAGACTTGATTAACCTCTACAATGACGCCTACAGTTTTTTCCTCCAAAACAAACATCCGGCAGCCCTGGGGCTTCCCGCTTCCCGCGTCTGGCATGAGGTTTGGGATCAACTTGAACCTCGGATAGAATCGGCGATCCGCAAAAATGAGGGAACGTTTGACGAAGCGTCGTTGTTCATCATGTTGCGGAAAGGCTATCTAGAGGAAACCTATGTGACGTTCTCCTACAGCCCCATCCCCGACGATCGTGGCGGCACAGGCGGTATCTTTTGCGCCTGTACGGACGATACCCAGCGCATTGTCGGTGAGCGTCAGTTAGCGCTGTTGCAGGAACTGGCAGCCAGAACGGCAGATGCCCGTACTTTCGATGAAGTCTGCACTCTCAGTGCAAGCTGCCTGGAAACTAATCCTTACGATCTTCCCTTTGCGATGATTTATCTCATCGAGCCGGAGCAACAACAGATTGTTCTGGCAGGGACATCTAGTATTGATCGAGACCACCCTGCCGTTCCTCAAGCCGTTGCGTTTGACGATGATTTGGTTTGGCAGCTTGCAGAGGTTGTCAGAACCCCAAAAGCCTGCTTGATTACAGATTTGGAAGCATCGTTTGACAACTTACCCACGGGTGCCTGGCAGCAAATACCGCATCAAGCAGTTTCCATACCCATTGCTGCATCAGGTCAGACCGGAAAAGCGGGCATTTTGGTGGTTGGGTTAAATCCGTTCAGGCTGTTTGACGGCAACTATCGAGGATTCATCGATTTGGTGGCAGGGCAAATCTCAGCTAGTATTGCCAATGCAGAGGCTTACGAAGCAGAACGGAAACGGGCAGAAGCATTGGCGGAGCTAGACCGCGCTAAAACCGTTTTCTTCAGTAATGTCAGTCATGAATTTCGCACACCCCTGACACTCATGCTCGGTCCCTTGGAAGATGCACTGGCGAGTTTAGAGGAGCAGGGGAGTGGGGCAGGGGAGGAGCAGGGGAGTGGGAGGATAGATGAGACTCCATCGCTCTACCTACCCGCCGACTCACCAACTCTAAAACACCAACTCCAGGTTGCCCATCGTAACGCCCAACGCTTGCTGAAACTGGTCAATACACTGCTAGATTTCGCGCGGATTGAGGCAGGGCGGATTGAAGCAGTATACGAGCCAACAGACCTGGCGATGTTAACAACCGATTTGGCAGGGGTATTCCGCTCTGCGATCGAGCGTGCAGATTTACGGTTACGGGTAAACTGTCCCCCACTGCCTCAGCTTGTGTATGTCGATCGCGAAATGTGGGAAAAGATTGTCCTCAACTTGCTTTCCAACGCCTTCAAATTCACCTTTGAGGGTGAAATTGTCGTCAGTCTGCAATGGGAAGAGAGGAGAATGCTTCAAACGTCGAGTCATGTCATTCTAGAAGTGCGAGATACGGGTACGGGCATTCCCGCTGAAGAACTGCCTCATATCTTTCAGCGATTCCATCGGGTAAAAGGGGCAGCAGGACGGAGCTATGAAGGGTCAGGAATTGGATTGTCCTTAGTGCAGGAGTTGGTGAAGCTGCATGGTGGCAGCATTTGGGTCAGTAGCGTGGTGGGTCAGGGAACCTGTTTCACGATATCAATTCCCACGGGATACAGTCATTTGCCAGGCGATCGTCTACAGTTACAACACGGCGAAGCCCAACTTATTAATGCAGAGCGTTCATTTGCCTCAATAGAAACAAGAGCTACCCCTTATATCGCGGAAGTGTTGCGCTGGCTACCAGACGAAAGGAGTGAACGGGTAGATGAGTGGATGAGTGAAGCAGAACACCACCCATCTTCCACCCACTCACCCGCCCTCCCTGCTCGCATCCTCCTCGCTGACGATAATGCCGATATGCGCCACTATATGAGGCGTTTATTGAATCAACAGTATGAGGTAGAAGTCGTGTCTGATGGAGTCGCCGCATTAGCCGCCATTCGGCAGCAGATGCCCGATTTGGTCTTAACCGATGTGATGATGCCTCGCCTCGATGGCTTTGGATTGTTACAAGCGCTCCGGGCGAACCCAGACACTCAACAAATTCCAATCATTCTGCTGTCTGCCCGAGCTGGAGAAGAATCGCGGATTGAAGGACTGGCAGCCGGAGCGGATGATTACCTAATCAAGCCCTTTTCGGCGCGGGAACTGTCGGCGCGAGTTGAGACAACGCTCAAGATGGCTCGGATGCGTCAAGAAGCGGCGCAGAAAGAGCGGGAACTGCGGCTGATGAGTGAGGCGGCTCAACAGCAGGCTGAGGATGCCTACAACCGCATTAATCGGTTGCTGGAAAGCATGACGGATGCGTTTACTGCTTTAGATCGCGACTGGCGAATTATCCACCAAAACGCAGCAGCGCAACGAATCAACGGCAAACCACTTACAGAAGTGCTGGGAAAAACACACTGGGAGGAATGGCCCGCATCCGTCGGTAGCCAACTAGAGCATCAGTACCGACGGGCAATGGCGGAGCAGATTCCGGTTCACTTTGAGCATCACTACTACTTGCCGCCCAGCTTTGATATCTGGCTGGAGATTCACGCCTACCCTTCTGAGGAGGGGCTTGGCATTTTCTATCGAGATATCACGGCTCGCAAGCAGTCTGAGGAGGCACTGCGTGTCGCTCACCAATGCCTGACGTATCACGTCATGAACTCTCCACTCGCTGTGATGGAGTTTGATTCTGAATCGCGTGTCGTGCAATGGTCACCGCAGGCGGAAAACGTTTTTGGGTGGAAAAGCCAGGAGGTGCTTGGCAAACGCCCGATCGATATGGGATTTGTCTATGCTGAAGATGAAGCAACCGCTCGCCGAGAGGTCATTGAACCCCTGGTGAATGGGGATAAACAATCCAAAACGATGTACAACCGCAACTATACCAAAGATGGCTCAATTGTTTACTGCGAGTGGTATAACTCCGTCTTGAGGAATGAGGCAGGTGAGTTAATATCTATCCTGTCACTTGCCTTGGATGTCACCGATCGCAAAAAAGCAGAGGAAGCACTGTGCGAGAGCGAAGAGCGGTTCCGTGCGATCGTCAATCAGGCAACCGCAGGCATTGCCCAATGCAATATGTCGGGTCAATTCATCCTGGTCAACCAGAAATATTGCGAGATCGCTGGATATTCCAGGGAAGAGCTATTACACAAGCGGATACAGAATATTACCCATCCTGATGATTTACCCCACAACCTTGATTTATACCAGCGTCTTGTCACCCAGAAAACTGACTTTGCCGTCGAAAAGCGTTACATCCGCAGTGATGGCTCTGAAGTTTGGGTCAACAACAGTGTGTCACCCGTTCGTGATGCCTTCGGACACATTCAATCCATAGTTGCGATTGTGCTGGATATTAGCGATCGCAAACGAGCGGAAATTGCCCTCCAGGAAAGCGAAGCCAAATTCCGAGCTGTTTTCGACCAAATGTACCAGTTTCTCGGCTTGCTCACTCCCGATGGAATGTTGCTGGAAACCAATCAAAATCCACTCACCTTCGCGGACGTTGAGCATGAGGCTGTCATTGGTAAACCGTTTTGGGAATTCCCCTCCTGGAATGCCACCGCCGAACTTCAGGAAATTGCCAAAACGTTAGTCGATCAGGCTGCCGCCGGACAGCTTTTCCATCAAGAAGTCAACCTTTTCGATGCCAGTAACAACCTCCACACCTTTGATGTATCCGCAAAACCCATCTACACGATCGAGACCCATCAAATCCTCTGGGTGATCGTTGAGGGGCGTGACATTTCTGCCCAGGTGCGGTTGCAAAATGCCCTGCGCCAAGAACAGGAGCGATCGCTCCAGCTAATCACCAGCAGCGTAGACGGCATTGTTGCCTTTGATGCTGACGGCTGTTGCACCCTCTGGAACCCCGCAATGGAACAGATGACCGGACTGCGGCAGGAAGACGTTATGGGCAGACGTGGAGTAGACGTGTTTGCTGTTCTCCTGGACGCTAAAATATTGCAAGGCTTTCATCCCGGCATAGAAAAAACCGTCACGACCTTCGACTTTCACTTTACCCACTCTAAAACCAGACAGCGCCAGTGGATCGAAGCCCGCTATTCGCCGCTCCACGGCGGCAGTGAGACGCATAACGGCGGGCTGCTGATAGTGCGGGATGTCACTCAACAGCGTGAGCTAGAACGGATGAAGCGTGAATTTATTTCCATCATCAGCCACGAAATTCGCACACCGCTTTCCTCAATCCGGGGGGCGCTGGGACTCGTGGCAACCGGAGTTTTGGATGACGATCCCCAAACGGCGAAAGAGATGCTGGGCATTGCCAACAACAATATCGAGCGATTGGTGCGACTGGTTAATGATGTTCTAGCACTGAGCCGACTGGAGTCAGGACAGGTGGAACTGAAAAAGCAATGGTGTGAGGCGGCGACTCTCGTGCAACAGACATTCTCCAGTGTGCAAAACCTGGCAGAAGCGAATCAGGTTGATTTGCGATCGTCCACTGGAAACATTCAAATTTGGGCAGACCCGGATTGGCTAGTGCAAGTACTGGTGAATTTAATTAACAATGCCGTCAAATTTTCTCCTGCTGAAACCACCGTCTCCGTTAATGTAGAACCACAACCTCAACAGGTTTTATTTCAAGTGACCGACCAGGGACGGGGCATTCCAAGTCAGAAGCTAGAAACCATCTTTGGGCAGTTTCAACAGGTTAATATGTCTGATTCTCGCCAAAAGGGGGGGACAGGATTAGGGCTGTCAATCTGTCGTCTGATTGTGCAACTGCATGGCGGACGCATCTGGGCAGAGAGTGAATTAGAGAGGGGCAGCAAATTTTACTTCACGCTGCCAATACCAGACTAA
- a CDS encoding response regulator, which produces MRLLIVEDDRDTVAALVSFLSAQLFTIDAAHNAKSALALVETSQYDLIVLDVMLPGLDGISFCRQLRTQNQRVPILLLTAKDDPADRVAGFEAGADDYVTKPYERWELLARIRALLRRGDTELTEVLCWGELQLDPNHCQVTCQSKPLHLTPKEYKLLELFLRHPRRIFDRQTLLDRIWSIDECPGEEAVTTQIRGLRRKLQMAGLTSNPIETLYGLGYRLRSLPEERQDDEEMRKEGNGTLHSQSDHSQCDSTSGMDADYTAAVATIQQMWQGFQERLQEQLATLEQAIAHLTTNSLDPNQRQHAQTIAHRLIGSLGAFGIPHAAELARQIERVLNSSTAVLQSESAVQLETVLQQLRCITQRSPMFAVPSSEGAGTRRHGDMEIEEDTETRGYGDTGNREVLAASSIVFTIGDDPTMLEPMQAEAPNWAVHLETASDPIGARERLQSCMPNAIVLDLTFSNTTESGLTLLAQLKRQFPTIPVVVLSGQGDLSKRVEVARLGANAFLQKPAMPSEVFQVVTQLLNPMEAIAAKLLIVDDDSVLLTRLQANLEPRGFQVTALADPTLFWQFLEVTCPDLLLLDVSMPGFNGIELCQVVKSDPHWSQLPVLFLSAHSDANTLHQALAVGADDYVLKPIVEADLIQRILKRLGQLDNYLIHSPLKRSDPEEKTSELRRAVFTIGAMP; this is translated from the coding sequence ATGAGACTTCTGATTGTTGAAGATGATCGAGATACAGTAGCCGCCCTCGTCAGCTTTTTGTCAGCCCAACTGTTTACGATCGATGCGGCTCATAATGCCAAATCAGCACTGGCATTAGTTGAGACGAGCCAGTATGACCTGATTGTGCTGGATGTAATGCTGCCAGGATTGGATGGCATTAGCTTCTGTCGGCAACTGAGAACGCAGAATCAGCGTGTCCCCATTTTGCTACTGACCGCGAAGGATGATCCGGCAGACCGCGTGGCAGGCTTTGAGGCAGGAGCCGATGATTATGTCACCAAACCCTACGAGCGATGGGAGCTACTTGCCCGAATTCGCGCGTTGTTACGACGAGGCGACACTGAGTTAACGGAGGTACTCTGCTGGGGCGAGTTGCAGCTTGACCCAAATCATTGTCAGGTAACTTGCCAGAGTAAACCTCTGCACCTCACGCCCAAGGAATACAAACTGTTGGAGTTATTCTTACGGCACCCACGTCGAATTTTCGATCGACAAACGCTGCTCGATCGCATTTGGTCGATTGATGAATGTCCGGGCGAAGAGGCAGTCACCACCCAGATTCGTGGATTGCGGCGAAAGCTCCAAATGGCAGGGCTAACGTCTAATCCGATCGAAACCTTATATGGTTTGGGATATCGATTGAGATCATTGCCTGAGGAGCGGCAGGACGATGAAGAGATGAGAAAAGAAGGGAATGGCACTCTTCATTCCCAGTCTGACCATTCCCAGTGTGATAGTACTAGCGGTATGGATGCTGACTATACCGCTGCAGTAGCAACGATTCAGCAGATGTGGCAAGGGTTTCAGGAGCGATTGCAGGAACAACTCGCAACGCTGGAGCAGGCGATCGCCCACCTTACAACAAACTCTCTCGACCCCAACCAGCGGCAGCATGCCCAAACCATTGCTCATCGGCTCATTGGCTCTTTGGGAGCATTTGGCATTCCACACGCAGCAGAGCTTGCCCGTCAGATCGAACGTGTTTTAAACTCCTCAACGGCTGTGTTGCAATCCGAGTCAGCGGTTCAACTCGAAACGGTGCTTCAGCAACTCCGGTGCATTACCCAACGATCGCCTATGTTTGCTGTGCCAAGTAGCGAAGGCGCGGGGACACGGAGACACGGAGATATGGAGATAGAAGAGGACACGGAGACACGGGGGTACGGGGATACGGGGAATCGAGAAGTACTCGCCGCGTCCTCTATAGTCTTTACGATCGGCGACGACCCAACCATGCTTGAGCCAATGCAGGCAGAGGCTCCTAACTGGGCTGTTCATCTGGAAACGGCTAGCGACCCGATCGGTGCCCGTGAGCGGCTACAATCCTGTATGCCGAATGCGATCGTGCTGGATCTTACCTTTTCTAACACCACGGAAAGCGGGTTAACCCTACTGGCACAGCTTAAGCGTCAGTTCCCGACGATTCCGGTAGTGGTGCTGAGCGGGCAGGGTGATTTGAGCAAGCGCGTGGAAGTGGCTCGTCTGGGAGCGAATGCCTTTTTGCAAAAACCCGCGATGCCCTCTGAAGTGTTCCAGGTTGTCACTCAGCTTCTCAACCCGATGGAGGCGATCGCTGCTAAACTGCTGATTGTGGATGACGATTCAGTCTTATTAACACGGCTGCAAGCCAACCTGGAACCGAGAGGGTTTCAAGTAACGGCTTTAGCAGACCCAACTCTGTTCTGGCAATTCCTGGAAGTGACCTGCCCGGATCTACTGCTGCTGGATGTCTCGATGCCAGGATTCAATGGTATTGAATTATGCCAGGTGGTCAAGAGCGATCCGCACTGGAGCCAGTTACCTGTGTTGTTCCTTTCCGCGCATTCCGATGCTAATACCCTACATCAGGCATTAGCCGTAGGAGCAGATGATTATGTCTTGAAGCCAATTGTAGAAGCCGATTTGATTCAGCGCATTTTGAAACGACTGGGACAACTAGACAATTATCTGATTCATTCACCGTTGAAAAGATCTGACCCTGAGGAGAAAACAAGTGAACTGAGAAGGGCTGTATTCACAATAGGAGCCATGCCATGA